A genomic segment from Danio aesculapii chromosome 17, fDanAes4.1, whole genome shotgun sequence encodes:
- the bmp2a gene encoding bone morphogenetic protein 2, with translation MVATALMVLMVTQVFFAGSSGLVPQVGQSSLSPDVLHAFELRLLSMFGLQHRPTPSSSAVVPQYMLDLYSAHSVNAEQVSRPRAHLGKGSERSASRANTIRSFHHDESTEDLSSSSVKTTQRFLFNLTSIPDEELVTSAELRVFREQIVSSLNNASVGFHRINIHEIIRPSGSLQEPITRLLDTRLVQHSLSKWESFDVTPAVLKWTTDGHPNHGIMVEISHPDQDSKKHVRVSRSLHNNEDTWSQMRPLLVTYSHDGKGNVLHSREKRQARNNKQRKKHKANCRRHSLYVDFSDVGWNDWIVAPPGYHAFYCQGECPFPLADHLNSTNHAIVQTLVNSVNSNIPRACCVPTDLSPVSLLYLDEYERVILKNYQDMVVEGCGCR, from the exons ATGGTCGCGACCGCGCTGATGGTTCTGATGGTCACTCAGGTGTTTTTTGCGGGCTCCAGTGGACTCGTGCCTCAGGTCGGCCAGTCCTCTCTGTCTCCGGACGTCCTGCACGCGTTTGAACTCCGGCTTCTGAGCATGTTTGGACTCCAGCACAGACCCACTCCCAGCAGCTCCGCTGTGGTTCCGCAATACATGCTGGACTTGTACTCGGCGCACTCTGTGAACGCAGAGCAGGTTAGCAGACCCAGAGCTCATTTAGGGAAAGGCTCCGAGAGATCCGCCAGCAGAGCCAACACTATCAGGAGCTTCCACCATGACG AATCCACAGAAGATCTGTCCAGCTCCAGTGTTAAGACGACGCAGCGGTTCCTCTTCAACCTGACATCCATCCCAGATGAGGAGTTGGTGACGTCAGCAGAGCTGCGCGTTTTCAGAGAGCAGATCGTGAGTTCGCTGAACAACGCTAGTGTGGGATTTCACCGCATTAACATTCACGAAATCATCAGGCCGTCCGGTTCTCTTCAGGAGCCCATCACCAGACTATTGGACACCAGGCTTGTTCAGCACAGCTTGAGCAAATGGGAGAGCTTTGACGTAACTCCTGCTGTCTTAAAGTGGACCACAGACGGACACCCTAATCATGGGATAATGGTGGAAATATCACACCCAGATCAAGACTCCAAAAAACATGTGCGCGTAAGTCGGTCCCTGCACAACAATGAGGACACGTGGTCTCAAATGAGGCCACTTTTGGTGACCTACAGCCATGATGGAAAGGGAAACGTGCTGCATTCTCGTGAAAAACGACAAGCAAGGAATAACAAGCAGAGAAAGAAGCATAAAGCAAACTGCAGGAGACATTCCCTGTACGTGGACTTCAGCGATGTGGGCTGGAATGACTGGATTGTGGCGCCGCCGGGTTACCATGCATTTTACTGCCAGGGCGAGTGCCCATTTCCACTGGCAGACCACCTGAACTCCACTAACCACGCTATCGTGCAGACACTGGTGAACTCGGTGAACAGCAACATTCCCCGAGCCTGCTGCGTGCCCACTGACCTCAGTCCAGTTTCTCTGCTATATCTGGACGAGTACGAGCGGGTCATCTTAAAAAACTACCAGGACATGGTGGTGGAGGGATGCGGATGCCGCTGA